One Gemmatimonadaceae bacterium genomic region harbors:
- a CDS encoding DUF2461 domain-containing protein: protein METFRGFPPRAMSFLRGLKKNNRKDWFEAHRDDYEEALRAPMRLLIEDVDVRLASFIPEIVGSKKSMFRIHRDVRFSNDKSPYKTNVACWFPHRDSGGGVGGEAVHGGAGFYFHMEPGEMMCGGGIWMPPRPALNQIRGVLADDHEGFADIVNNRTFKRRFGSLSEESMLTRMPRGYDPDHPAGTWLRYQSFTAGCALTLDDVQSAKLPDILARHYQVMTPFVRWLNSALGLKPSSSR from the coding sequence ATGGAAACGTTCCGCGGCTTTCCTCCACGCGCGATGAGTTTCCTGCGCGGTCTCAAGAAGAACAATCGCAAGGACTGGTTTGAGGCGCATCGCGACGACTATGAGGAGGCGCTGCGTGCGCCGATGCGCCTGCTCATCGAGGACGTGGATGTGCGACTGGCGTCGTTCATCCCGGAAATTGTCGGTTCAAAGAAGTCGATGTTTCGCATTCATCGCGACGTGCGCTTCTCCAACGACAAGTCGCCGTACAAGACCAACGTGGCCTGCTGGTTCCCGCATCGTGATTCCGGTGGCGGTGTCGGTGGCGAAGCCGTGCACGGTGGCGCCGGGTTCTACTTCCACATGGAGCCGGGCGAAATGATGTGCGGCGGCGGCATCTGGATGCCACCGCGTCCGGCGCTGAACCAGATTCGTGGCGTGCTGGCCGACGACCACGAGGGTTTCGCCGACATCGTGAACAACCGCACGTTCAAGCGGCGATTCGGATCACTGAGTGAAGAGTCGATGCTCACGCGCATGCCGCGTGGCTATGACCCCGATCATCCGGCCGGCACCTGGCTGCGCTATCAGTCGTTCACGGCCGGATGCGCGCTGACACTGGACGACGTGCAGAGTGCGAAACTGCCGGATATTCTCGCCCGGCACTATCAGGTGATGACGCCGTTCGTGCGGTGGTTGAATAGCGCGCTGGGACTGAAGCCGAGTTCAAGTCGCTGA
- a CDS encoding alpha/beta hydrolase, translating to MVHAGLLDDVNAALPAPRRVGSLDHYPEVRSRFLPHAHDVVVCVPPEYELEPERRYPVLYLHDGQNVFDDLPMSPFGVQWGVDTTARALMHAGIIEPIILVAIGNAGRDRIDEYTPTRDNAHDAGGMADRYGQMLVYEIKPFIDRHYRTRRGARDTGMVGSSLGGLLTLHLGLTHPAIFGKLALLSPSVWWDDRWIVRQLNIVDDRAPTLSIWLDVGTGEKRMLKGTRLLHRMLLRKGWQAGVDLHYLEDDGALHDERAWGHRTGLFLRFLFPAH from the coding sequence ATGGTCCACGCCGGATTGCTGGATGATGTGAATGCCGCGCTGCCCGCCCCACGGCGTGTCGGCTCGCTTGACCACTATCCAGAGGTGCGCTCGCGCTTCCTGCCGCATGCGCACGATGTCGTGGTGTGCGTCCCGCCCGAATACGAATTGGAACCGGAACGCCGGTATCCGGTGCTGTATCTGCACGACGGACAGAACGTGTTCGACGATCTGCCGATGTCGCCCTTTGGTGTGCAGTGGGGTGTCGACACGACGGCGCGCGCCCTGATGCATGCCGGGATCATCGAGCCGATCATCCTGGTGGCCATCGGCAACGCGGGGCGCGATCGCATCGATGAGTACACGCCGACCCGTGACAATGCCCATGATGCCGGCGGCATGGCCGATCGCTACGGCCAGATGCTGGTGTACGAGATCAAGCCGTTCATCGATCGCCACTATCGTACGCGACGTGGCGCGCGCGATACCGGGATGGTGGGCAGTTCGCTGGGCGGACTGCTCACGCTGCATCTGGGCCTGACCCACCCGGCCATCTTCGGCAAGCTGGCCTTGCTGTCACCGTCGGTGTGGTGGGACGATCGGTGGATTGTCCGTCAGTTGAACATCGTCGATGATCGCGCGCCAACCTTGTCGATCTGGCTGGACGTGGGGACCGGCGAGAAACGCATGCTCAAGGGCACACGCCTGCTGCACCGCATGCTGCTGCGCAAAGGCTGGCAGGCTGGTGTGGATCTGCACTACCTGGAAGACGATGGCGCGTTGCACGACGAACGCGCCTGGGGCCATCGCACCGGCCTCTTTCTCCGGTTTCTCTTTCCGGCGCATTGA
- a CDS encoding D-glycerate dehydrogenase, translating to MSGERPTVVVTRKLPTTVEEAIASRYDARFNRTDVSLSPEQMSQVLRTTDIVLCTVTDKLRAELFEGPVKTRLLANFGVGVNHIDRDAARHAGVQISNTPDVLTDDTADLALALLLMTMRRLGEGERHLRSGAWSGWRPTHLMGHSPHGKTLGIIGYGRIGRALARQVSSALGMHVIWYAPRDPRIDDPATAGPATAERVASVDVLLERADVVSLHCPATPETRHLINAERLARMGPKSYLINTARGDIVDEYALTSALRERQIAGAGLDVYEWEPTVVAELRDMENVVLLPHMGSGTVETRTAMGMRALANMDAFVAGHRPPDLVEF from the coding sequence GTGAGCGGCGAACGACCAACCGTCGTCGTCACGCGCAAGCTGCCGACGACCGTGGAGGAAGCGATCGCGTCGCGGTATGACGCGCGCTTCAATCGCACCGACGTGTCGCTCTCACCCGAGCAGATGTCACAGGTGCTGCGCACCACGGATATCGTACTGTGCACCGTCACCGACAAGCTCCGCGCCGAGCTGTTCGAGGGTCCGGTGAAAACGCGCCTGCTGGCCAACTTCGGCGTGGGTGTCAATCACATCGATCGTGACGCCGCGCGTCATGCCGGTGTGCAGATCAGCAACACGCCTGATGTGCTCACAGACGACACGGCCGATCTCGCGTTGGCGCTGCTGCTCATGACCATGCGTCGCCTGGGTGAAGGCGAACGCCATCTGCGCAGCGGGGCGTGGTCAGGATGGCGCCCCACGCATCTGATGGGCCACAGCCCGCACGGCAAGACCCTGGGGATCATCGGCTATGGACGCATTGGCCGCGCGCTGGCGCGCCAGGTGTCGTCGGCTTTGGGCATGCACGTGATCTGGTATGCTCCGCGTGATCCGCGCATCGACGATCCGGCCACGGCCGGCCCGGCCACGGCCGAGCGGGTGGCGTCGGTGGACGTCCTGTTGGAGCGCGCCGACGTGGTGTCGCTCCATTGTCCGGCGACGCCCGAGACGCGTCACCTGATCAATGCCGAACGGCTCGCCCGCATGGGCCCGAAATCGTACCTGATCAATACGGCGCGGGGCGACATCGTCGACGAGTATGCGCTGACGAGTGCGTTGCGCGAGCGCCAGATCGCCGGCGCCGGTCTTGACGTGTATGAGTGGGAGCCGACCGTAGTGGCGGAGTTGCGCGACATGGAGAATGTGGTGCTGTTGCCGCATATGGGTAGCGGCACGGTTGAAACCCGCACGGCCATGGGAATGCGGGCGCTGGCCAACATGGATGCGTTCGTGGCGGGGCACCGACCGCCGGATCTCGTCGAGTTCTGA
- a CDS encoding aminotransferase class V-fold PLP-dependent enzyme: protein MAGRHFLQIPGPTPIPDRLLRAMHRASEDHRSSAFPTLTRSILSRLPQVVHQTKGEHFVFPSSGTGMWEASLVNTQNPGARLLAVRLGQFSHLFIQAARNLGYHVDVIEVPWGESAPADLIEAALVADTAHEIQGVMVVHNETATGVTNDIAAVRDAMDRARHPALLYVDGVSSIASLDFQFDAWGVDCSIAGSQKGFMLPAGLGILGMSEKALERVATVSTPRSYFDLRPMRDQNSRGYFPYTPALSLLFGLDEALTMLLEEGMDEVAARHRRMAIGVRAAVKAWELGECAKRPEIASNTLTAVVMPSGFDAGRVIELAFKRYDVSLGAGLGELAGKVFRIGHLGDMNPLSLAGAMSGVEMALADAGVPITLGAGIGAALSTWRLPA from the coding sequence ATGGCTGGCCGACACTTTCTCCAGATTCCCGGTCCGACCCCGATACCCGATCGTCTGCTGCGCGCCATGCATCGCGCCAGCGAAGATCATCGGTCTTCCGCGTTTCCGACGCTTACCCGTTCGATCCTGTCGCGCCTGCCGCAGGTGGTCCACCAGACGAAGGGCGAGCACTTCGTGTTCCCGTCGTCGGGCACTGGCATGTGGGAAGCGTCGCTGGTCAACACGCAGAATCCCGGCGCGCGCCTGCTGGCGGTCCGACTGGGGCAGTTTTCACACCTGTTCATTCAGGCGGCTCGCAACCTGGGATACCACGTCGATGTGATCGAAGTCCCGTGGGGCGAATCGGCACCCGCCGATCTGATTGAAGCGGCGCTGGTTGCCGACACGGCGCACGAAATTCAGGGCGTGATGGTCGTGCACAACGAAACGGCGACGGGCGTGACGAACGACATTGCCGCGGTGCGCGATGCGATGGATCGCGCCAGGCATCCGGCGCTGTTGTACGTCGATGGCGTAAGCTCGATTGCCAGTCTCGACTTTCAGTTCGATGCGTGGGGAGTGGACTGTTCGATCGCCGGGTCGCAGAAGGGATTCATGTTGCCCGCCGGTCTTGGCATTCTGGGCATGAGCGAAAAGGCGTTGGAGCGCGTGGCGACCGTCAGCACGCCGCGATCGTATTTCGACTTGCGGCCGATGCGCGACCAGAATTCGCGCGGCTACTTTCCGTATACGCCGGCACTGTCGTTGCTTTTTGGACTGGACGAGGCGTTGACCATGCTGCTGGAGGAAGGCATGGATGAAGTGGCGGCGCGGCATCGTCGCATGGCCATTGGCGTGCGCGCCGCGGTGAAGGCGTGGGAGCTTGGCGAATGCGCGAAGCGGCCGGAGATTGCGTCCAACACGCTCACCGCGGTGGTGATGCCCAGCGGCTTCGACGCGGGGCGGGTCATCGAGCTGGCCTTCAAGCGCTACGATGTCTCGCTGGGTGCGGGGCTGGGCGAGTTGGCTGGCAAGGTGTTCCGGATCGGTCATCTGGGCGACATGAATCCCCTCTCGTTGGCCGGCGCCATGAGTGGCGTCGAGATGGCGCTGGCGGACGCGGGTGTGCCAATCACGCTGGGTGCGGGAATTGGCGCCGCGTTGTCCACGTGGCGTCTGCCGGCGTGA
- a CDS encoding MarR family transcriptional regulator, which produces MSGKGDKKRRRALDAYGRLQRAAGLAATRVEAAVHPFGLSASQFGVLDTIAARGAVHQQELAEALGRSKAQMTAIIDALESRGLVRRERHATDRRFITVHLTDAGTAVLEQATPARTAAIVDLMSELTGEQRARLARLCRRLLRTLDPDEAERETESGEAESGEAESEADADSDEVEVTDSVDVEDAIPEHHPLPS; this is translated from the coding sequence ATGAGCGGAAAAGGCGACAAGAAGCGGCGACGGGCCCTTGATGCGTACGGTCGGCTGCAGCGCGCGGCCGGCCTCGCGGCCACCAGGGTGGAGGCGGCCGTGCACCCGTTCGGTCTGTCGGCATCGCAGTTTGGCGTGCTCGACACGATTGCCGCCCGCGGCGCGGTGCATCAACAGGAGCTGGCCGAAGCGCTGGGGCGCAGCAAGGCCCAGATGACCGCGATCATCGACGCGCTCGAGTCACGCGGTTTGGTGCGACGCGAACGACATGCCACCGACCGTCGCTTCATCACGGTGCACCTGACGGACGCGGGGACTGCTGTGCTCGAGCAGGCGACACCTGCCCGCACGGCCGCTATCGTCGATCTCATGAGTGAGCTCACCGGTGAGCAGCGGGCACGCCTGGCGCGCCTCTGTCGTCGACTGCTGCGCACGCTCGATCCGGACGAGGCCGAACGGGAAACCGAATCCGGGGAAGCCGAATCCGGGGAAGCCGAATCAGAGGCCGATGCGGACTCCGACGAAGTCGAAGTGACCGACAGCGTGGACGTTGAGGACGCGATCCCGGAACACCATCCACTCCCATCCTGA